The Bombus vancouverensis nearcticus chromosome 9, iyBomVanc1_principal, whole genome shotgun sequence genome includes a window with the following:
- the fs(1)N gene encoding female sterile (1) Nasrat isoform X1 has translation MPPSIHNPTFWLFLFVCANIANCWDINHVLKIPHQFADINLSRITRNSENETLIWMEYEFNTGAGNREELIMTDIFVRKYANLPETVTNWQSLDVNGINYLFGVQKSIFYVYKLNRDTAVVYDSIIFDLEDTILTFRVINLHSELDAAVVFCVESNSGNMLRWYRLKDGNVFQFFWSWSVQKRIKDMKFIEHEKPYKILLLSDDELHSGLQTFIDVYGFIIDFSINTFDFWFHDRLFVPRSFGIQICPIYESSSLAVQGMNDISLYEYRPTTEGRIFQKLQTIESYNLKNFVCFESGYLQFLATSGPEAGLFHFVDGEFQFNTESEHNFDVSEISRVTNVNVDTYRNESLLLVQLKNSTVMALAWEGLNFKRISLPNNILDQFDLSMITPLPKYGFILGNQIVKLNVQLKNTEHPIQSSIERLLILQSLLNDSLNHQERILDETKARLEKSYLRNPIITGVWNVSTVNATNAIISDNVTYHSITIGGTTLTKEDLTFDADSFAEKLKNVSRKLDEIDSNLMNTIEHNLTDPLSDSDFTIFGNINVTGNLYVRNLTALSINDINETIVFDSIEAEDLTVHSMNGIPIENIQFGDSIVDYSAVDFYKINRAQVNGNLFFSVINGIDWTTLMKNIVWKHETMYIPGNTIIEGTLISDIFELGILNNLLYPTEYVLENSDTSVIITGTKSFDSMLLSRLENVTTLNDVNFEDYVILYKDNILKEEIAFENIKIDGEFRLDGEIPGISMEDRLLLNETSKISSDVMFFNLNVLGNVTFDTLFMNKRVLNLEDLLLKTDKEIKITGIKTFLKNVGIKSNVTITSGMVNGYFLDEFATLDTVQDFPNLTKILSNVTFGNVTFGAMKKLKAFFKENTNSNNCLDRIIVFKSPIIVDQLSFDGLNNNVSFDVFNQKVNEIFQNVSFENLMTETLLADKITPKVVNGLDFANFTKHLEFPNIGAIDQLETDRLNAKFINGMSLDEISLLTDRLGATLDSILNGSKTLNSLQVTGMVITKLLNGNVLADLYTEDEIDTVIFKSDVVIKNLTILDFMNGFNFSERVLDTVLKSETNIVIDAHKMFDTIICHQLEATALNGHPIENILDPFKEQVLTGPVIVNGSVTILKEFNTTGSIGDVPFYNLIKKFKHLGNNSYELHGDVRFLNDVTIKNLYTNGLIQGKNFDHFLTMIMFNNKDNLTVSGTKVFENTVIFNDTFIVQDKLNDIDLKRFQEKVVFIDTPFFIESKIIFRDGIKIEKDLVVWANLTTKSIMGIDVNDLHHDVLNLNRPNYIEGTTTFTDVNFQSDIQVEKFNHLDMNLLIPLDTEQSIEFLKCDNITVDKMQILGRINDVNLQEVQYNTFMMTGDQKISGHFNFRGNVHVRQNFNAHIINGIDPKSFIPLNSKGSINGNFIFERPIFLNQSLRVLGYLNGIDPARWEAVAVTTNNLVSQFISGKWVVFGNVYFEKGASGNDMLNGTNITELSNTLAKEHLGMNDVLAEKSANLDSMCEDLRELKRYAEKQIYKFNAFDYLQVIKFHSSIVSVHHFELDDFDYIILSYTTCHMHMYSFTGTKFELVVNISDFGVVEQWTTYKYDQALYFLTSGPSSCGRSPTNLWKLKDDTFRHVLNFGHDIDSNKIDQDIFLTSIDKNERLQSSRSMNEEIQKPLSSLADDDNVQIIFEKDQILLASKKNASKYNVNRSANVNLRKYARNSESLKFKVGLFEKEMFLYYDKDVSEDRIFIFNNDVKGKKILQTIKAHRPTSFTILNFDGLIETLLVFVENRKNLRIYEYKGIQGFLYKDSIRLNVNKLFAFKIRKYPNLAKRYCLCLIYENKLTILEAKMYGEKLDMETLTCSKR, from the exons ATGCCCCCGTCAATTCATAATCCTACTTTTTGGTTATTTCTTTTCGTTTGTGCGAACATTGCAAATTGCTGGGATATCAACCATGTCTTAAAAATTCCACATCAATTTGCGGATATCAATTTATCTCGAATTACACGAAATTCTGAAAACGAAACGTTAATTTGGATGGAATACGAATTCAATACAGGCGCAGGGAACAGAGAAG AGCTCATAATGACAGATATCTTTGTTCGTAAATACGCAAACTTACCAGAAACAGTGACAAATTGGCAATCTCTAGACGTAAATGGTATCAACTATCTATTTGGGGTTCAGAAATCTATTTTCTACGTTTACAAACTTAATCGGGATACGGCTGTTGTCTATGATTCTATTATTTTTGATCTGGAAGATACTATATTAACGTTTAGAGTGATCAACCTTCACTCGGAGCTTGATGCTGCGGTCGTTTTCTGCGTAGAATCGAACAGTGGAAACATGTTACGGTGGTACAGATTAAAAGATGGAAATGTTTTTCAATTCTTTTGGTCGTGGTCAGTACAGAAACGTATAAAAGACATGAAGTTCATTGAACATGAAAAGCCATATAAAATATTGCTGTTGAGTGACGACGAATTACATTCTGGATTGCAAACATTCATCGACGTGTATGGATTTATCATTGACTTTTCAATCAATACTTTCGACTTTTG GTTTCATGATAGGCTCTTTGTACCAAGATCGTTTGGTATACAGATATGTCCTATTTATGAAAGCAGTTCACTCGCTGTTCAAGGCATGAATGATATCTCGCTCTATGAATATAGACCCACTACCGAGGGCCGTATTTTTCAAAAGCTACAAACGATAGAGtcgtataatttaaaaaactttgTTTGTTTTGAGAGCGGTTATCTTCAATTTTTGGCGACTTCTGGACCGGAAGCTGGCCTTTTTCACTTCGTAGATGGTGAATTCCAGTTCAATACAGAGTCTGAACACAACTTTG ATGTTTCAGAAATCTCACGGGTGACAAACGTAAATGTGGATACGTATAGAAACGAGTCATTGTTGTTGGTTCAACTGAAAAACTCCACAGTAATGGCTCTTGCCTGGGAAGGCCTGAATTTCAAAAGAATCTCGTTACCTAACAATATCCTCGATCAGTTTGATCTATCCATGATTACACCACTTCCGAAGTATGGATTCATCTTGGGTAATCAAATTGTAAAACTTAACGTGCAGTTGAAAAACACGGAACATCCGATTCAATCCAGTATTGAAAGACTGCTGATCTTGCAATCTTTGTTAAAC GATTCGTTGAATCATCAAGAAAGGATTCTCGATGAAACAAAGGCGCGTCTCGAAAAGAGTTACTTAAGGAATCCTATAATTACTGGAGTTTGGAATGTTAGTACAGTAAACGCCACGAATGCAATTATATCTGATAACGTGACTTATCATTCGATCACGATAGGCGGAACGACTTTAACGAAAGAAGATCTGACATTCGACGCAGACAGTTTCgcggaaaaattgaaaaacgtAAGCCGAAAACTCGATGAAATCGATTCGAATTTGATGAACACCATAGAACATAATTTAACGGATCCGCTTTCCGATTCGGATTTCACGATATTTGGAAATATTAATGTTACTGGCAATTTGTATGTGAGAAACTTAACTGCGCTGTCCATCAATGACATCAACGAAACAATTGTCTTTGATTCCATCGAGGCTGAAGATCTGACAGTTCATTCGATGAATGGTATTCCTATCGAGAATATTCAGTTTGGTGATTCTATAGTGGATTATAGTGCCGtggatttttataaaataaatcgtGCTCAAGTAAACGGGAATCTCTTTTTCTCTGTGATTAATGGAATTGACTGGACAACATTGATGAAGAATATTGTGTGGAAACACGAAACAATGTATATTCCTGGAAATACTATTATCGAAGGG aCGTTGATCTCAGATATTTTTGAGCTGGGTATCCTAAATAATCTTTTGTATCCAACGGAATATGTTTTGGAGAATAGTGATACTTCCGTGATTATAACCGGTACCAAATCGTTCGATTCGATGCTGCTATCACGATTGGAAAATGTAACCACTCTAAATGACGTAAATTTCGAAGACTACGTAATTTTGTATAAAGACAACATTCTAAAAGAAGAGATTGCCTTCGAGAACATAAAAATTGATGGAGAATTCCGG TTAGATGGCGAAATACCAGGAATTAGTATGGAAGATAGATTATTGTTGAACGAAACTTCAAAGATATCATCGGATGTGATGTTTTTCAACTTAAATGTTTTGGGAAATGTTACATTCGACACATTGTTCATGAATAAACGTGTACTAAATTTAGAGGATTTATTGTTAAAAACCGACaaggaaattaaaattactgGGATTAAGACATTTTTAAAGAATGTCGGAATAAAATCTAATGTTACCATCACATCCGGTATGGTTAATGGATATTTTTTGGATGAGTTCGCCACTTTGGACACAGTACAAGATTTTCCAA ATTTAACAAAGATACTATCGAACGTGACTTTTGGAAATGTGACGTTTGGGGCTATGAAGAAATTAAAAGCTTTCTTCAAGGAGAATACAAATTCCAACAATTGCTTGGACAGGATTATTGTGTTTAAGTCTCCAATTATTGTAGACCAGTTGTCGTTTGATGGACTAAACAACAACGTTTCATTCGATGTCTTTAATCAGAAAGTgaacgaaatatttcaaaacgtTAGCTTTGAAAATTTAATGACGGAAACATTACTGGCGGATAAAATAACACCAAAGGTTGTTAATGGTCTTGATTTCGCCAATTTCACAAAACATTTAGAGTTTCCGAATATTGGAGCCATCGACCAGTTGGAAACCGATCGCTTGAACGCGAAATTTATCAATGGAATGTCGTTGGATGAGATCAGTTTGTTGACCGATAGATTAGGCGCGACTTTAGACAGCATTCTTAATGGAAGCAAAACTCTAAACTCTCTTCAAGTAACAGGAATGGTTATTACAAAGTTACTTAATGGAAATGTCTTGGCGGATCTGTATACTGAAGATGAAATCGACACCGTGATTTTCAAATCAGATGTTGTCATTAAGAATTTGACGATTTTGGACTTTATGAATGGCTTCAATTTTTCAGAACGCGTACTTGATACGGTTTTAAAATCCGAGACAAATATAGTAATCGATGCACATAAAATGTTTGACACAATTATTTGCCATCAACTTGAGGCGACCGCTTTGAATGGCCATCCCATAGAAAATATTCTAGACCCCTTTAAAGAACAGGTGTTAACAGGTCCTGTTATCGTCAATGGTTCTGTGACAATTCTTAAAGAATTCAATACAACCGGAAGTATCGGTGATGTACCATTCTATAATCTGATAAAGAAATTCAAACATTTAGGAAACAATAGCTACGAATTGCACGGAGATGTTCGTTTCCTTAACGATGTGACTATAAAAAATCTTTACACGAATGGATTAATCCAGGGAAAAAATTTCGATCACTTCTTAACCATGATAATGTTTAACAACAAGGATAATCTTACAGTTTCTGGCACGAAAGTGTTCGAAAACACTGTCATCTTTAATGATACGTTTATAGTGCAGGACAAATTGAATGACATAGATCTGAAAAGATTCCAAGAAAAGGTCGTCTTTATAGACACGCCGTTCTTTATTGaatcaaaaattatttttagagatggtataaaaatagaaaaggatCTTGTAGTTTGGGCAAACCTCACAACGAAATCTATTATGGGAATCGATGTAAATGACCTGCATCATGATGTTCTAAACCTTAACAGACCTAATTATATCGAAG GTACTACCACGTTTACTGATGTCAATTTTCAATCTGATATTCAAGTAGAGAAATTCAACCATTTGGATATGAATTTATTAATACCGCTGGACACTGAACAAAGTATAGAATTTTTGAAATGTGACAATATTACTGTAGATAAAATGCAAATTTTGGGAAGAATCAATGACGTAAACTTACAGGAGGTTCAATACAACACTTTTATG ATGACTGGGGACCAGAAAATATCAGGACACTTTAATTTTCGTGGAAATGTTCACGTTCGACAGAATTTCAATGCTCACATTATTAACGGCATCGATCCGAAAAGTTTTATACCTTTGAATTCGAAGGGTTCTATAAACG GCAATTTTATATTCGAAAGACCAATATTTCTCAATCAGAGTCTTCGAGTGTTAGGCTACCTGAACGGCATAGATCCGGCTCGTTGGGAAGCTGTGGCGGTCACGACCAACAATTTAGTATCACAGTTTATCTCTGGTAAATGGGTCGTATTTGGTAACGTTTACTTTGAGAAAGGGGCATCGGGAAATGATATGTTAAACGGCACGAACATCACAGAACTGTCAAATACTTTAGCAAAGGAACATTTAGGGATGAACGATGTATTGGCGGAAAAAAGT GCAAATCTGGATAGTATGTGTGAGGACTTGCGCGAGCTGAAACGCTACGCTGAGAAACAAATTTACAAGTTCAATGCGTTTGATTATCTGCAAGTCATCAAGTTCCACAGCAGCATCGTTAGCGTCCACCATTTCGAGCTGGATGACTTCGACTATATAATATTAAGCTACACTACCTGTCACATGCACATGTACTCTTTTACTGGAACAAAATTCGAGTTGGTCGTCAACATATCTGATTTTGGAGTGGTCGAACAATGGACCACTTATAAATACGACCAAGCTTTATATTTTCTCACTTCAGGGCCAAGTTCTTGTGGAAGGAGTCCTACAAATCTATGGAAGCTAAAGGATGACACGTTTAGG CACGTTTTAAATTTTGGCCATGATATAGACAGTAACAAAATAGATCAAGACATATTTTTGACGTCAATTGACAAAAACGAACGACTGCAGTCATCTAGAAGTATGAACGAGGAAATACAGAAGCCTCTTTCGTCTCTGGCAGACGATGATAATGTTCAGATTATTTTCGAGAAAGATCAAATATTGTTGGCTAGCAAGAAGAATGCTAGTAAATATAACGTTAATCGTTCTGCCAATGTAAATCTTAGGAAATATGCTAGAAATTCAGAAAGCCTGAAATTCAAAGTTGGATTATTTGAGAAAGAAATGTTTTTGTATTATGACAAAGATGTTAGCGAGGATCGTATATTT ATCTTTAATAACGatgtaaaaggaaaaaagatcCTTCAAACAATAAAAGCACACCGACCAACATCCTTTACGATACTTAATTTCGATGGATTGATCGAAACACTGCTTGTTTTTGTTGAAAATAGGAAGAATCTTCGAATTTATGAGTATAAAG GTATTCAAGGCTTCCTATATAAGGATAGTATAAGATTGAacgttaataaattatttgcctTTAAGATTAGAAAGTATCCTAATTTAGCGAAACGATATTGCCTGTGTTTAATCTATGAAAACAAATTAACAATTTTGGAAGCAAAAATGTACGGCGAAAAATTAGATATGGAAACGTTAACATGCTCGAAACGTTGA
- the fs(1)N gene encoding female sterile (1) Nasrat isoform X2, giving the protein MPPSIHNPTFWLFLFVCANIANCWDINHVLKIPHQFADINLSRITRNSENETLIWMEYEFNTGAGNREELIMTDIFVRKYANLPETVTNWQSLDVNGINYLFGVQKSIFYVYKLNRDTAVVYDSIIFDLEDTILTFRVINLHSELDAAVVFCVESNSGNMLRWYRLKDGNVFQFFWSWSVQKRIKDMKFIEHEKPYKILLLSDDELHSGLQTFIDVYGFIIDFSINTFDFWFHDRLFVPRSFGIQICPIYESSSLAVQGMNDISLYEYRPTTEGRIFQKLQTIESYNLKNFVCFESGYLQFLATSGPEAGLFHFVDGEFQFNTESEHNFDVSEISRVTNVNVDTYRNESLLLVQLKNSTVMALAWEGLNFKRISLPNNILDQFDLSMITPLPKYGFILGNQIVKLNVQLKNTEHPIQSSIERLLILQSLLNDSLNHQERILDETKARLEKSYLRNPIITGVWNVSTVNATNAIISDNVTYHSITIGGTTLTKEDLTFDADSFAEKLKNVSRKLDEIDSNLMNTIEHNLTDPLSDSDFTIFGNINVTGNLYVRNLTALSINDINETIVFDSIEAEDLTVHSMNGIPIENIQFGDSIVDYSAVDFYKINRAQVNGNLFFSVINGIDWTTLMKNIVWKHETMYIPGNTIIEGTLISDIFELGILNNLLYPTEYVLENSDTSVIITGTKSFDSMLLSRLENVTTLNDVNFEDYVILYKDNILKEEIAFENIKIDGEFRLDGEIPGISMEDRLLLNETSKISSDVMFFNLNVLGNVTFDTLFMNKRVLNLEDLLLKTDKEIKITGIKTFLKNVGIKSNVTITSGMVNGYFLDEFATLDTVQDFPNLTKILSNVTFGNVTFGAMKKLKAFFKENTNSNNCLDRIIVFKSPIIVDQLSFDGLNNNVSFDVFNQKVNEIFQNVSFENLMTETLLADKITPKVVNGLDFANFTKHLEFPNIGAIDQLETDRLNAKFINGMSLDEISLLTDRLGATLDSILNGSKTLNSLQVTGMVITKLLNGNVLADLYTEDEIDTVIFKSDVVIKNLTILDFMNGFNFSERVLDTVLKSETNIVIDAHKMFDTIICHQLEATALNGHPIENILDPFKEQVLTGPVIVNGSVTILKEFNTTGSIGDVPFYNLIKKFKHLGNNSYELHGDVRFLNDVTIKNLYTNGLIQGKNFDHFLTMIMFNNKDNLTVSGTKVFENTVIFNDTFIVQDKLNDIDLKRFQEKVVFIDTPFFIESKIIFRDGIKIEKDLVVWANLTTKSIMGIDVNDLHHDVLNLNRPNYIEGTTTFTDVNFQSDIQVEKFNHLDMNLLIPLDTEQSIEFLKCDNITVDKMQILGRINDVNLQEVQYNTFMMTGDQKISGHFNFRGNVHVRQNFNAHIINGIDPKSFIPLNSKGSINGNFIFERPIFLNQSLRVLGYLNGIDPARWEAVAVTTNNLVSQFISGKWVVFGNVYFEKGASGNDMLNGTNITELSNTLAKEHLGMNDVLAEKSANLDSMCEDLRELKRYAEKQIYKFNAFDYLQVIKFHSSIVSVHHFELDDFDYIILSYTTCHMHMYSFTGTKFELVVNISDFGVVEQWTTYKYDQALYFLTSGPSSCGRSPTNLWKLKDDTFRTVTK; this is encoded by the exons ATGCCCCCGTCAATTCATAATCCTACTTTTTGGTTATTTCTTTTCGTTTGTGCGAACATTGCAAATTGCTGGGATATCAACCATGTCTTAAAAATTCCACATCAATTTGCGGATATCAATTTATCTCGAATTACACGAAATTCTGAAAACGAAACGTTAATTTGGATGGAATACGAATTCAATACAGGCGCAGGGAACAGAGAAG AGCTCATAATGACAGATATCTTTGTTCGTAAATACGCAAACTTACCAGAAACAGTGACAAATTGGCAATCTCTAGACGTAAATGGTATCAACTATCTATTTGGGGTTCAGAAATCTATTTTCTACGTTTACAAACTTAATCGGGATACGGCTGTTGTCTATGATTCTATTATTTTTGATCTGGAAGATACTATATTAACGTTTAGAGTGATCAACCTTCACTCGGAGCTTGATGCTGCGGTCGTTTTCTGCGTAGAATCGAACAGTGGAAACATGTTACGGTGGTACAGATTAAAAGATGGAAATGTTTTTCAATTCTTTTGGTCGTGGTCAGTACAGAAACGTATAAAAGACATGAAGTTCATTGAACATGAAAAGCCATATAAAATATTGCTGTTGAGTGACGACGAATTACATTCTGGATTGCAAACATTCATCGACGTGTATGGATTTATCATTGACTTTTCAATCAATACTTTCGACTTTTG GTTTCATGATAGGCTCTTTGTACCAAGATCGTTTGGTATACAGATATGTCCTATTTATGAAAGCAGTTCACTCGCTGTTCAAGGCATGAATGATATCTCGCTCTATGAATATAGACCCACTACCGAGGGCCGTATTTTTCAAAAGCTACAAACGATAGAGtcgtataatttaaaaaactttgTTTGTTTTGAGAGCGGTTATCTTCAATTTTTGGCGACTTCTGGACCGGAAGCTGGCCTTTTTCACTTCGTAGATGGTGAATTCCAGTTCAATACAGAGTCTGAACACAACTTTG ATGTTTCAGAAATCTCACGGGTGACAAACGTAAATGTGGATACGTATAGAAACGAGTCATTGTTGTTGGTTCAACTGAAAAACTCCACAGTAATGGCTCTTGCCTGGGAAGGCCTGAATTTCAAAAGAATCTCGTTACCTAACAATATCCTCGATCAGTTTGATCTATCCATGATTACACCACTTCCGAAGTATGGATTCATCTTGGGTAATCAAATTGTAAAACTTAACGTGCAGTTGAAAAACACGGAACATCCGATTCAATCCAGTATTGAAAGACTGCTGATCTTGCAATCTTTGTTAAAC GATTCGTTGAATCATCAAGAAAGGATTCTCGATGAAACAAAGGCGCGTCTCGAAAAGAGTTACTTAAGGAATCCTATAATTACTGGAGTTTGGAATGTTAGTACAGTAAACGCCACGAATGCAATTATATCTGATAACGTGACTTATCATTCGATCACGATAGGCGGAACGACTTTAACGAAAGAAGATCTGACATTCGACGCAGACAGTTTCgcggaaaaattgaaaaacgtAAGCCGAAAACTCGATGAAATCGATTCGAATTTGATGAACACCATAGAACATAATTTAACGGATCCGCTTTCCGATTCGGATTTCACGATATTTGGAAATATTAATGTTACTGGCAATTTGTATGTGAGAAACTTAACTGCGCTGTCCATCAATGACATCAACGAAACAATTGTCTTTGATTCCATCGAGGCTGAAGATCTGACAGTTCATTCGATGAATGGTATTCCTATCGAGAATATTCAGTTTGGTGATTCTATAGTGGATTATAGTGCCGtggatttttataaaataaatcgtGCTCAAGTAAACGGGAATCTCTTTTTCTCTGTGATTAATGGAATTGACTGGACAACATTGATGAAGAATATTGTGTGGAAACACGAAACAATGTATATTCCTGGAAATACTATTATCGAAGGG aCGTTGATCTCAGATATTTTTGAGCTGGGTATCCTAAATAATCTTTTGTATCCAACGGAATATGTTTTGGAGAATAGTGATACTTCCGTGATTATAACCGGTACCAAATCGTTCGATTCGATGCTGCTATCACGATTGGAAAATGTAACCACTCTAAATGACGTAAATTTCGAAGACTACGTAATTTTGTATAAAGACAACATTCTAAAAGAAGAGATTGCCTTCGAGAACATAAAAATTGATGGAGAATTCCGG TTAGATGGCGAAATACCAGGAATTAGTATGGAAGATAGATTATTGTTGAACGAAACTTCAAAGATATCATCGGATGTGATGTTTTTCAACTTAAATGTTTTGGGAAATGTTACATTCGACACATTGTTCATGAATAAACGTGTACTAAATTTAGAGGATTTATTGTTAAAAACCGACaaggaaattaaaattactgGGATTAAGACATTTTTAAAGAATGTCGGAATAAAATCTAATGTTACCATCACATCCGGTATGGTTAATGGATATTTTTTGGATGAGTTCGCCACTTTGGACACAGTACAAGATTTTCCAA ATTTAACAAAGATACTATCGAACGTGACTTTTGGAAATGTGACGTTTGGGGCTATGAAGAAATTAAAAGCTTTCTTCAAGGAGAATACAAATTCCAACAATTGCTTGGACAGGATTATTGTGTTTAAGTCTCCAATTATTGTAGACCAGTTGTCGTTTGATGGACTAAACAACAACGTTTCATTCGATGTCTTTAATCAGAAAGTgaacgaaatatttcaaaacgtTAGCTTTGAAAATTTAATGACGGAAACATTACTGGCGGATAAAATAACACCAAAGGTTGTTAATGGTCTTGATTTCGCCAATTTCACAAAACATTTAGAGTTTCCGAATATTGGAGCCATCGACCAGTTGGAAACCGATCGCTTGAACGCGAAATTTATCAATGGAATGTCGTTGGATGAGATCAGTTTGTTGACCGATAGATTAGGCGCGACTTTAGACAGCATTCTTAATGGAAGCAAAACTCTAAACTCTCTTCAAGTAACAGGAATGGTTATTACAAAGTTACTTAATGGAAATGTCTTGGCGGATCTGTATACTGAAGATGAAATCGACACCGTGATTTTCAAATCAGATGTTGTCATTAAGAATTTGACGATTTTGGACTTTATGAATGGCTTCAATTTTTCAGAACGCGTACTTGATACGGTTTTAAAATCCGAGACAAATATAGTAATCGATGCACATAAAATGTTTGACACAATTATTTGCCATCAACTTGAGGCGACCGCTTTGAATGGCCATCCCATAGAAAATATTCTAGACCCCTTTAAAGAACAGGTGTTAACAGGTCCTGTTATCGTCAATGGTTCTGTGACAATTCTTAAAGAATTCAATACAACCGGAAGTATCGGTGATGTACCATTCTATAATCTGATAAAGAAATTCAAACATTTAGGAAACAATAGCTACGAATTGCACGGAGATGTTCGTTTCCTTAACGATGTGACTATAAAAAATCTTTACACGAATGGATTAATCCAGGGAAAAAATTTCGATCACTTCTTAACCATGATAATGTTTAACAACAAGGATAATCTTACAGTTTCTGGCACGAAAGTGTTCGAAAACACTGTCATCTTTAATGATACGTTTATAGTGCAGGACAAATTGAATGACATAGATCTGAAAAGATTCCAAGAAAAGGTCGTCTTTATAGACACGCCGTTCTTTATTGaatcaaaaattatttttagagatggtataaaaatagaaaaggatCTTGTAGTTTGGGCAAACCTCACAACGAAATCTATTATGGGAATCGATGTAAATGACCTGCATCATGATGTTCTAAACCTTAACAGACCTAATTATATCGAAG GTACTACCACGTTTACTGATGTCAATTTTCAATCTGATATTCAAGTAGAGAAATTCAACCATTTGGATATGAATTTATTAATACCGCTGGACACTGAACAAAGTATAGAATTTTTGAAATGTGACAATATTACTGTAGATAAAATGCAAATTTTGGGAAGAATCAATGACGTAAACTTACAGGAGGTTCAATACAACACTTTTATG ATGACTGGGGACCAGAAAATATCAGGACACTTTAATTTTCGTGGAAATGTTCACGTTCGACAGAATTTCAATGCTCACATTATTAACGGCATCGATCCGAAAAGTTTTATACCTTTGAATTCGAAGGGTTCTATAAACG GCAATTTTATATTCGAAAGACCAATATTTCTCAATCAGAGTCTTCGAGTGTTAGGCTACCTGAACGGCATAGATCCGGCTCGTTGGGAAGCTGTGGCGGTCACGACCAACAATTTAGTATCACAGTTTATCTCTGGTAAATGGGTCGTATTTGGTAACGTTTACTTTGAGAAAGGGGCATCGGGAAATGATATGTTAAACGGCACGAACATCACAGAACTGTCAAATACTTTAGCAAAGGAACATTTAGGGATGAACGATGTATTGGCGGAAAAAAGT GCAAATCTGGATAGTATGTGTGAGGACTTGCGCGAGCTGAAACGCTACGCTGAGAAACAAATTTACAAGTTCAATGCGTTTGATTATCTGCAAGTCATCAAGTTCCACAGCAGCATCGTTAGCGTCCACCATTTCGAGCTGGATGACTTCGACTATATAATATTAAGCTACACTACCTGTCACATGCACATGTACTCTTTTACTGGAACAAAATTCGAGTTGGTCGTCAACATATCTGATTTTGGAGTGGTCGAACAATGGACCACTTATAAATACGACCAAGCTTTATATTTTCTCACTTCAGGGCCAAGTTCTTGTGGAAGGAGTCCTACAAATCTATGGAAGCTAAAGGATGACACGTTTAGG ACAGTAACAAAATAG